A part of Streptomyces sp. NBC_01451 genomic DNA contains:
- a CDS encoding sulfite exporter TauE/SafE family protein, with amino-acid sequence MIAAVIAASLLIGISLGVLGGGGSILTVPILIYLAGMETKEAIATSLFVVGVTSTAGVVSHARAGRVRWRTGLLFGLAGMTGAYAGGRLAEFVPATVLLLTFALMMIATAVAMIRGRRRQPKQVHHELPVFHVLLEGIVVGLVTGLVGAGGGFLVVPALALLGGLPMTVAVGTSLLVISMKSFAGLAGYLASVHIDWGFAALVTATAVVGSLLGGLLAGRVPQDALRKSFGWFVAVMGVFVLGGQIGPGLRHTLLTGPWTWVSVTTAAGLVLSWYMLRGSAGRTPAGGAMPRRHRTARAGGPPRVPSPPTPSGAMAPPRRHSTRRNP; translated from the coding sequence GTGATCGCCGCCGTCATCGCCGCATCCCTGCTCATCGGGATCAGCCTCGGCGTCCTGGGCGGCGGCGGGTCCATCCTGACCGTGCCCATCCTGATCTACCTGGCCGGAATGGAGACCAAGGAGGCCATCGCCACCTCTCTCTTCGTCGTCGGCGTCACCAGCACCGCCGGGGTCGTCTCCCATGCCCGTGCCGGACGCGTCCGCTGGCGTACGGGACTGCTGTTCGGCCTCGCCGGCATGACCGGCGCCTACGCGGGCGGACGACTGGCCGAGTTCGTGCCCGCCACCGTCCTGCTGCTCACGTTCGCGCTCATGATGATCGCCACCGCCGTCGCCATGATCCGGGGCCGCAGGCGGCAGCCGAAGCAGGTTCACCACGAACTCCCCGTGTTCCACGTCCTGTTGGAAGGCATCGTGGTGGGACTGGTGACCGGCCTGGTCGGCGCGGGCGGAGGCTTCCTGGTCGTGCCCGCGCTGGCCCTGCTGGGCGGACTGCCGATGACCGTGGCCGTCGGCACCTCACTGCTCGTCATCTCCATGAAGTCCTTCGCGGGCCTGGCCGGTTACCTCGCCAGTGTCCACATCGACTGGGGATTCGCCGCCCTCGTCACGGCGACCGCCGTCGTCGGCAGCCTGCTCGGCGGCCTTCTCGCCGGACGTGTTCCACAGGACGCACTGCGCAAGTCCTTCGGCTGGTTCGTCGCCGTCATGGGCGTGTTCGTCCTCGGCGGACAGATCGGTCCCGGCCTGCGCCACACCCTGCTGACCGGCCCCTGGACGTGGGTCTCAGTGACCACGGCGGCGGGACTCGTGCTCAGCTGGTACATGCTGCGCGGCTCCGCCGGACGAACACCGGCAGGGGGCGCGATGCCCCGGCGCCACCGGACGGCGCGAGCGGGCGGACCGCCCCGCGTCCCGTCCCCGCCGACACCGTCCGGAGCGATGGCACCACCACGTCGCCATTCGACGCGCAGGAACCCGTAG
- a CDS encoding DUF302 domain-containing protein has protein sequence MRYDRTVQLETDFATAVARTRDALAEQGFGILTEIDVAATLKAKLDHDMEDYVILGACNPSLAHRALDTDRSIGLLLPCNVVVRRDGDHTAVQVLDPNTMVALTELDTLRPVAEEATRRLDAALASLTTPGTGN, from the coding sequence ATGCGCTATGACCGGACCGTGCAGCTCGAAACAGATTTCGCCACCGCCGTCGCCCGCACCCGCGACGCCCTCGCGGAGCAGGGGTTCGGCATCCTCACCGAGATCGACGTCGCCGCCACGCTCAAGGCCAAGCTCGACCACGACATGGAGGACTACGTCATCCTCGGCGCCTGCAACCCGTCACTGGCCCACCGCGCCCTGGACACCGACCGCTCGATCGGCTTGCTCCTGCCGTGCAACGTGGTCGTCCGCCGCGACGGCGACCACACCGCCGTGCAGGTCCTCGACCCGAACACGATGGTCGCGCTCACGGAACTCGACACGCTGCGCCCGGTCGCCGAAGAGGCCACCCGCCGCCTCGACGCCGCTCTCGCCTCACTCACCACACCCGGCACAGGCAACTGA
- a CDS encoding DsrE/DsrF/DrsH-like family protein yields the protein MTDTATIEKVSIIVSKGSLEGIYPALIMANGARAEGIEADLFFTFFGLDAITKKRWEHIKLATVGNPGLHLPTLLGGMPGVPDLITRYMERKMDRLDIPPIPEFIEMISDTGAGIYACKASVDLFELDKDDLVEQVQGIITVGEFYEHAAGGQIIYT from the coding sequence ATGACCGACACCGCCACGATCGAGAAGGTCTCGATCATCGTCTCCAAGGGATCCCTGGAAGGGATCTACCCGGCCCTGATCATGGCCAACGGGGCCCGCGCCGAAGGCATCGAGGCCGACCTGTTCTTCACCTTCTTCGGCCTGGACGCCATCACGAAGAAGCGCTGGGAGCACATCAAGCTGGCCACCGTCGGCAACCCCGGCCTGCATCTGCCGACCCTGCTGGGCGGCATGCCGGGGGTGCCGGACCTGATCACCCGGTACATGGAACGCAAGATGGACAGGCTCGACATCCCGCCGATCCCCGAGTTCATCGAGATGATCTCCGACACCGGCGCCGGGATCTACGCCTGCAAGGCGTCGGTCGACCTCTTCGAACTCGACAAGGACGACCTCGTCGAGCAGGTCCAGGGAATCATCACGGTCGGCGAGTTCTACGAGCACGCGGCCGGCGGACAGATCATCTACACCTGA
- a CDS encoding TusE/DsrC/DsvC family sulfur relay protein, with protein sequence MPTATYGDTTVPVDDEGFFTDPGRWTEPMAEQIAREAGIEALTDRHWTVIRFMREQYTTKGTGPTVRVLGKTSGVTVKELYQLFPKGPAKTAAKIAGIPKPRGCI encoded by the coding sequence ATGCCCACCGCCACCTACGGCGACACGACCGTCCCTGTCGACGACGAGGGCTTCTTCACCGACCCCGGCCGGTGGACCGAGCCCATGGCCGAGCAGATCGCCCGCGAGGCGGGCATCGAGGCGCTCACCGACCGGCATTGGACGGTCATCCGCTTCATGCGCGAGCAGTACACCACCAAGGGCACCGGCCCCACCGTGCGGGTGCTCGGCAAGACGTCGGGCGTCACCGTCAAGGAGCTCTACCAGCTCTTCCCCAAAGGCCCGGCGAAGACGGCCGCGAAGATCGCCGGTATCCCCAAGCCCCGCGGCTGCATCTGA
- a CDS encoding metal-sensitive transcriptional regulator, protein MELQLEGADLKAVLNRLRRAQGQISGVIRMIEDGRDCEEVVTQLAAASRALDRAGFAIIATGLQQCVADIESGRRNGEDTDAMRARLEKLFLSLA, encoded by the coding sequence GTGGAACTGCAACTTGAGGGTGCGGACCTGAAGGCCGTGCTGAACCGGCTGCGCCGGGCACAGGGTCAGATCTCCGGCGTCATCCGGATGATCGAGGACGGGCGGGACTGCGAGGAGGTCGTCACACAACTCGCCGCGGCCTCCCGCGCACTCGACCGGGCCGGGTTCGCGATCATCGCGACCGGACTGCAGCAGTGCGTGGCCGACATCGAGTCCGGCCGCAGGAACGGCGAGGACACCGACGCGATGCGCGCCCGCCTGGAGAAACTCTTCCTGTCGCTGGCCTGA
- a CDS encoding rhodanese-like domain-containing protein translates to MTTHADKPRLDPATLRDLTRDGKGPRLLDVRTPGEFRTAHIPGSYNVPLDTLREHRAELLHHLDEDVILICRSGARAAQAEQSLAEAGLPNLRVLDGGVMAWEAASGPLTRGPERWDLERQVRLVAGTLVLVSGVAGLFLPGLHLIGTAVGAGLAVAALTNTCAMGMLLSKLPYNRGPRTDLDTVVAALRGTS, encoded by the coding sequence ATGACCACCCACGCAGACAAACCGAGGCTCGATCCCGCCACCCTGCGCGACCTCACCCGGGACGGGAAGGGCCCACGCCTGCTGGACGTGCGCACGCCCGGCGAGTTCCGCACCGCCCACATCCCCGGCTCCTACAACGTGCCCCTCGACACCCTGCGCGAGCACCGCGCCGAACTCCTCCACCACCTCGACGAGGACGTCATCCTCATCTGCCGCTCCGGCGCCCGCGCCGCCCAGGCCGAACAGTCCCTGGCCGAGGCCGGACTGCCCAACCTGCGCGTCCTCGACGGTGGCGTCATGGCGTGGGAGGCCGCCTCGGGCCCGCTCACCCGCGGTCCGGAACGCTGGGACCTGGAGCGCCAGGTACGCCTGGTCGCCGGGACTCTCGTCCTGGTGAGCGGCGTCGCTGGCCTGTTCCTGCCCGGACTGCATCTGATCGGCACGGCGGTCGGGGCCGGGCTGGCCGTCGCCGCGCTCACCAACACCTGCGCCATGGGCATGCTGCTGTCGAAGCTGCCCTACAACCGCGGCCCGCGCACCGACCTCGACACCGTCGTCGCCGCCCTGCGGGGCACGTCGTGA
- the sqr gene encoding type III sulfide quinone reductase, selenoprotein subtype, producing the protein MGKHIVILGSGTAGTLTANRLQRDYGERDLRITVVDQNDDHVYQPGLLFVPFGLARPDHLVRSRPRQLHASVDYKSARIERADLDERTVYLAGGIRLSYDVLVVATGARLLPEETEGLTGPGWGENVFTFYDLPGAVGLHHALERFDGGRVVIDVADLPLKCPVAPLEFAFLADWYFQRRGIRDKVRLTYATPLDGAFTKPVAAKALGGLLAEKDIELVTEFTLGEVDGKGGRLVSYDDREVPFDLAVVVPLHGGAEYVGRSEGLGDELDFVPVDPHTLQHPDRPEVFAIGDAAGLPASKAGSVAHFEGEVLVHNIGSFLAGRPLDASFDGHANCFVETGFHKALLIDFNYDTEPLPGHFPGPVGLPLLKESHAAHLGKLAFEWLYWHSLLPGRELPGIGSAMPEHGKHHVRT; encoded by the coding sequence ATGGGCAAACACATCGTGATTCTCGGAAGCGGAACGGCCGGCACCCTGACGGCCAACCGCCTGCAACGCGACTACGGCGAGCGGGATCTCCGGATCACGGTCGTCGACCAGAACGACGACCACGTCTACCAGCCCGGCCTGCTGTTCGTCCCGTTCGGGCTCGCCCGCCCGGACCACCTCGTCCGCTCCCGCCCGCGGCAGCTGCACGCGAGCGTCGACTACAAGTCGGCCCGGATCGAGCGAGCCGACCTTGACGAGCGGACGGTGTACCTGGCCGGTGGCATCCGACTGTCCTACGACGTGCTCGTGGTCGCCACCGGAGCCCGGCTGCTGCCGGAGGAGACCGAGGGGCTGACCGGTCCCGGCTGGGGCGAGAACGTCTTCACCTTCTACGACCTGCCCGGCGCCGTCGGCCTGCACCACGCCCTGGAGCGCTTCGACGGAGGTCGAGTCGTGATCGACGTGGCGGACCTGCCGCTCAAGTGCCCGGTGGCTCCTCTGGAGTTCGCCTTCCTCGCCGACTGGTACTTCCAGCGGCGCGGCATCCGCGACAAGGTCCGACTGACCTACGCCACCCCGCTGGACGGCGCCTTCACCAAGCCGGTCGCCGCGAAGGCGCTGGGCGGCCTGTTGGCGGAGAAGGACATCGAGCTGGTCACCGAGTTCACGCTGGGCGAGGTCGACGGCAAGGGCGGGCGGCTGGTCTCGTACGACGATCGGGAGGTGCCGTTCGACCTCGCGGTCGTCGTCCCGCTGCACGGCGGCGCGGAGTACGTCGGACGCTCCGAGGGCCTGGGCGACGAACTGGACTTCGTGCCCGTCGATCCGCACACCCTCCAACACCCCGACCGTCCCGAGGTGTTCGCCATCGGGGACGCGGCGGGCCTGCCGGCTTCCAAGGCCGGCTCGGTGGCCCACTTCGAGGGCGAGGTGCTGGTGCACAACATCGGCAGCTTCCTCGCCGGACGGCCGCTGGACGCCTCCTTCGACGGGCATGCCAACTGTTTCGTCGAGACCGGCTTCCACAAGGCCCTGCTCATCGACTTCAACTACGACACCGAGCCGCTGCCCGGCCATTTCCCGGGCCCCGTCGGCCTGCCGCTGCTCAAGGAGTCGCACGCGGCCCACCTCGGAAAGCTCGCCTTCGAGTGGCTGTACTGGCACAGCCTGCTGCCCGGACGCGAACTGCCCGGCATCGGCTCGGCGATGCCCGAGCACGGCAAGCACCACGTCCGAACCTGA